Within Mongoliitalea daihaiensis, the genomic segment TTCCACTCTTTTTTGAATCATTTTAGCCTGTTCAGCGAGTAGGGACATCTGTTGATAAATTTGTGACATCTGCATATCTGTTTGAGAATGCATGGCAGCCACTGCCCTACCCGTTATTTTCCCTTTATCCTCGGGCTTGATAATTGCACTGCCGGATTGGTGCGCATAAGGTAAAAGACCAGGTTGCTCCGTAGTCTTCTCCTTCATTTTATCTAAGTCAATCCGATCGATATCTATTTTATTGTTTTTCACTTGGAGCTTTACTTTCTTGAGTATCTGATGGAGCAATGCGCTCTTTTAAATTTCCTTTGGAACCAGGAAATGTGGTACGGGTAGAAATATCATAACTTACCCATAAAATGATCGCCAGAAAGATGCTAGCGAGAATAAGGAAAATAAGTTTATTTCGTTTCATTGTCTTGTTAACACTATTTCGCGGTAATGGGTTTTAATTTGGCCTCAAAAATACCATGAAAAAACCTATCTTTTATCATGCATTGAGATGTTTGTGGTTGCTAAGCTATTCATAAAAGATTAGCCTAAATTCTTTTTTCTACTCATATAAAAAGCGGTTACAATCCCGACCGCTGCACCTGCAAGATGTGTTTCCCAAGAGATTTTTCGCTCTGTAGGCACTACCCCGTATATCAAACTTCCATATAAGAAGATGGTAATCCCCGAAATCAGTAAAGATTTGATAGTGCCACGGAAAATACCTAGCGATATCATAAAAAAAGCTAGCGCATAAACAGTTCCCGATGAGCCAATGTGAAAATATGGCCGACCCACAAACCATACAATGGCATAAGGTAGAAAATAGGCGTAAAAGAGAACCTGATTGGCTATTTTGTCATAAAAAAAATAGAGGGATGTGGCAAGAACCATGAAAGGTACCACATTGGCCAGCAGGTGAACTAGTGAACCATGAACCAACGGTGCGGTGATCAACCCTACTAGATGTGGGATACTCCAAGGCTTGACACCTAAAAACCCAAGATCAATGGAAAAAGACAGTTGAACTAATAACAGAAGAAACATTAATAAAGATAGCCTAAATGGAACTTGTAGACTTTCTTTAATTTGAAGCAAAAAACTCTTCATAGTTTGAAAATTTGTGATTATTTTTTTGATCAATTACTTGAAATTTGTTACGAAATGCATAATTTTGCATAATAAGTACATATTTATACTAACTTTTGTTTTGATGTACCAGCTCATAAGTCCACAAACAATCTACCAATACTTTGGTGATGATGACAAAGAAA encodes:
- a CDS encoding DUF2452 domain-containing protein — encoded protein: MKNNKIDIDRIDLDKMKEKTTEQPGLLPYAHQSGSAIIKPEDKGKITGRAVAAMHSQTDMQMSQIYQQMSLLAEQAKMIQKRVEVSERIYQSSMSFEPLINHRYFLYEKEDGTDFLSMVGPEEWGRAKKFIFIAEIKLLADHTWEILREGAQEADASKD
- a CDS encoding rhomboid family intramembrane serine protease, with the protein product MKSFLLQIKESLQVPFRLSLLMFLLLLVQLSFSIDLGFLGVKPWSIPHLVGLITAPLVHGSLVHLLANVVPFMVLATSLYFFYDKIANQVLFYAYFLPYAIVWFVGRPYFHIGSSGTVYALAFFMISLGIFRGTIKSLLISGITIFLYGSLIYGVVPTERKISWETHLAGAAVGIVTAFYMSRKKNLG